In Planctomycetota bacterium, a single window of DNA contains:
- a CDS encoding glycosyltransferase family 4 protein produces the protein MTTAIPTPNPPLPAPTTGTIRVVIQQPCLSHYRVPVFRELASRRGLDLLVLYGDEKGITNVAPEGFRAEFVKLHDMRVAGTLVRYHAAQFSHCRRECADVVVLSWSTRYASLVPGLARARWNDLGVVLWGHGYSKAETRIRRRLRTLLPGVTDSVLFYNYTAAQDLIDTNLIRPERVFVALNTIDLSPVQAAADVWRRDPARLARFRFEHGLGAGPVVLFVSRLFAENQTDVLVRAAPALASRFPGAKVVIVGDGPDAPRLRALAKDIGADDAVRFAGAVFGEENVAPWFLSADVFCYPANVGLSLIHALSYSLPVVTGDRLQSQNPEIEAFRDNVNGLLFRHAEPDSLVETLSLLLGDAALRRRLSEGALDTVTNDYSIPKMVDGMEAAIRYAAARHPLA, from the coding sequence GTGACGACCGCCATACCCACCCCGAACCCCCCGCTGCCCGCGCCGACGACCGGCACCATCCGCGTCGTCATCCAGCAGCCCTGCCTCAGCCACTACCGCGTGCCGGTGTTCCGCGAGCTCGCGTCACGCCGGGGCCTCGACCTGCTGGTGCTCTACGGCGACGAAAAGGGCATCACGAACGTGGCGCCCGAGGGGTTCCGCGCCGAGTTCGTGAAACTGCACGACATGCGCGTCGCGGGAACGCTCGTGCGGTACCACGCGGCCCAGTTCTCGCACTGCCGGCGCGAGTGCGCGGACGTCGTCGTGCTGTCGTGGAGCACCCGCTACGCCTCGCTCGTGCCCGGGCTGGCCCGCGCGCGATGGAACGACTTGGGCGTCGTGCTGTGGGGTCACGGGTACTCCAAGGCCGAGACACGCATCCGCCGGCGCCTTCGCACGCTTCTGCCGGGCGTGACGGATTCGGTGCTGTTCTACAACTACACGGCGGCGCAGGACCTGATCGACACGAACCTCATCCGCCCGGAGAGGGTCTTCGTCGCGCTGAACACCATCGACCTCTCGCCCGTGCAGGCCGCCGCCGACGTCTGGCGTCGCGACCCCGCGCGCCTGGCGCGCTTCCGCTTCGAGCACGGGCTGGGCGCCGGGCCCGTGGTGCTCTTCGTCTCGCGCCTGTTCGCCGAGAACCAGACCGACGTGCTCGTCCGGGCCGCCCCCGCGCTCGCGTCGAGATTTCCCGGCGCAAAGGTCGTCATCGTCGGCGATGGCCCGGACGCGCCCCGCCTGCGGGCCCTCGCCAAGGACATCGGCGCCGACGACGCGGTCCGCTTCGCCGGGGCCGTCTTCGGCGAAGAGAACGTCGCCCCCTGGTTCCTCTCCGCCGATGTCTTCTGCTACCCCGCCAATGTCGGCCTCAGCCTCATCCACGCGCTCAGCTACAGCCTGCCCGTCGTCACTGGCGACCGCCTGCAGAGCCAGAACCCGGAGATCGAGGCCTTCCGCGACAACGTGAACGGGCTGCTCTTCCGGCACGCCGAGCCCGACAGCCTCGTCGAGACCTTGTCGCTGCTCCTGGGCGACGCGGCGCTGCGACGGCGCCTCAGCGAAGGCGCCCTCGACACCGTCACCAACGACTACTCGATCCCCAAGATGGTCGACGGCATGGAGGCCGCGATCCGCTACGCCGCCGCCCGGCACCCGCTCGCCTGA
- a CDS encoding glycosyltransferase family 4 protein gives MTTTLEPLPTREAGTHAPPLRVAFVANNLTPYRVQAHVRFRREIPGLEIRTLVTWDISRNLWVYREMPDIGVTTFPGAIAESMVGSIDYYVSDFRTGGRVIADLAAWRPDAVVVCGYGFPAMMRTLRWSHARGIPTLLWTDSNAHADTARGIKRAVKNAVVRSVVRACDAILVCGENGARYWAAYGADSSRMFRVPIEPEYRLIGASPPELVREVARMHDLREGRRRLLVCARLVPVKAVDQAIDAFCAIARKRENLDLVILGNGPLRAELQGRVPSVLRERVKFAGFQDRQEVVNAFYQLCDVLVHPATWEPWGVVLLEAAAAGLAIITTTVVGAAPETSHDGLNALVIRPNDRRALSRAMMDATEPGRLEAMKAASLQISAHFREANDPVRGLRDALRCAGVRGV, from the coding sequence ATGACCACCACGCTCGAACCGCTCCCCACGCGTGAGGCCGGCACGCACGCACCCCCCCTGCGCGTCGCGTTCGTCGCCAACAACCTGACCCCCTACCGCGTCCAGGCCCACGTGCGGTTCCGGCGCGAGATCCCCGGGCTCGAGATCCGCACACTCGTCACCTGGGATATCTCGCGGAATCTCTGGGTCTACCGCGAGATGCCCGACATCGGCGTCACCACATTCCCGGGCGCGATCGCCGAGAGCATGGTCGGATCCATCGACTACTACGTCAGCGACTTCCGCACCGGCGGACGCGTGATCGCGGACCTGGCCGCGTGGCGGCCCGACGCCGTCGTGGTCTGCGGGTACGGCTTCCCCGCCATGATGCGCACCCTCCGCTGGTCGCACGCCCGGGGCATCCCCACGCTGCTCTGGACGGACAGCAACGCCCACGCCGATACGGCCCGGGGGATCAAACGCGCCGTCAAGAACGCCGTCGTCCGAAGCGTCGTCCGCGCGTGCGACGCGATCCTCGTGTGCGGGGAGAACGGCGCCCGCTACTGGGCGGCGTACGGCGCCGACTCGTCGCGCATGTTCCGGGTGCCCATCGAGCCCGAGTACCGCCTCATCGGCGCCTCGCCCCCCGAACTCGTCCGCGAGGTCGCCCGCATGCACGACCTGCGCGAGGGGCGTCGGCGCCTCCTCGTGTGCGCCCGCCTCGTCCCCGTCAAGGCGGTGGACCAGGCCATCGACGCCTTCTGCGCGATCGCCCGCAAGCGCGAGAACCTGGACCTGGTGATCCTGGGCAACGGCCCGCTCCGCGCCGAGCTCCAGGGGCGCGTGCCCAGCGTCCTGCGCGAGCGCGTGAAGTTCGCCGGCTTCCAGGACCGCCAGGAGGTCGTCAACGCCTTCTATCAGTTGTGCGACGTGCTCGTGCACCCGGCGACGTGGGAGCCCTGGGGCGTGGTGCTGCTGGAGGCCGCCGCCGCCGGGCTCGCCATCATCACCACGACCGTCGTGGGCGCGGCGCCCGAGACATCGCACGACGGGCTGAACGCGCTTGTCATCCGCCCGAACGACCGGCGGGCGCTCTCGAGGGCGATGATGGACGCGACCGAGCCGGGGCGCCTGGAGGCGATGAAGGCCGCGTCTCTCCAGATCAGTGCGCACTTCCGCGAGGCGAACGACCCGGTGCGCGGGCTGCGCGACGCGCTGCGGTGCGCGGGCGTGCGGGGCGTCTGA
- a CDS encoding putative colanic acid biosynthesis acetyltransferase, with protein MNGADTTGARPDAAPASDAPPSGPERASPHSMGNRVARVLWGVVYKVLFRPSPRPCHAWRNWLLRCFGAKLHRTARVYPTAKVWAPWLLEMGERATLGDDVDCYCVGGVTIGAFTTVSQYTFLCGATHDADLESFPLLPKPVRIGSWCWVAADVFVAPGVTIADGVVVGARSGVFRDLPEWVFAAGTPARVVRPRNRPRRA; from the coding sequence ATGAACGGCGCCGATACCACCGGCGCACGCCCGGACGCCGCGCCGGCGAGCGACGCGCCCCCGAGCGGCCCGGAGCGCGCCAGCCCGCACTCGATGGGCAACCGCGTGGCCCGGGTGCTGTGGGGCGTCGTGTACAAGGTGCTCTTCCGCCCTTCGCCCCGGCCCTGCCACGCCTGGCGAAACTGGCTGCTCCGGTGTTTCGGCGCGAAGCTGCACCGCACGGCCCGGGTGTACCCGACGGCCAAGGTCTGGGCGCCCTGGCTGCTGGAGATGGGCGAGCGCGCGACCCTGGGCGACGACGTCGACTGCTACTGCGTCGGCGGGGTGACGATCGGGGCGTTCACCACGGTGAGCCAGTACACGTTCCTGTGCGGCGCGACACACGACGCGGACCTCGAGTCGTTCCCCCTGCTGCCCAAGCCCGTGCGGATCGGCTCGTGGTGCTGGGTCGCCGCGGACGTCTTCGTCGCCCCGGGCGTCACGATCGCGGACGGCGTGGTGGTGGGCGCTCGGTCGGGCGTGTTTCGGGACCTTCCGGAGTGGGTGTTCGCGGCGGGGACGCCCGCGCGCGTGGTCCGCCCGCGAAATCGGCCTCGCCGGGCGTAG
- a CDS encoding polysaccharide deacetylase family protein — MTDDARQLVHALSFDIEDWFHIVEVKAVENPEHWPRLSAESSLVERYTDLILRICDEGNAKATFFVLGWIAERHPALVKRIADAGHELATHSFWHRKVYELTPEVFARDLADSLEAIRAGAAGSGPGSVGAVRGFRAPSFSITPGTEWAFDVLLDAGLSYDASLFPGTRGHGGYACPPGAHVVTTPRGRKIPELPMSVAPVGVGPLRKRMCYSGGGYLRLLPGFMIEQGVRAEAEAARPTVVYLHPRDFAPDCPKVRMPPHRYFKCYVGTRTTEAKLRRLLARHRWDTCANVLARAGLLHDTPPASGTPSETRP, encoded by the coding sequence ATGACCGACGACGCTCGTCAACTCGTGCACGCGCTCTCCTTCGACATTGAGGACTGGTTCCACATCGTCGAGGTGAAGGCGGTGGAGAACCCGGAGCACTGGCCCCGGCTGTCCGCGGAATCCTCGCTCGTCGAGCGGTACACCGATCTCATCCTGCGCATCTGCGACGAGGGGAATGCCAAGGCGACCTTCTTCGTGCTCGGGTGGATCGCGGAACGTCACCCCGCCCTGGTCAAGCGCATCGCCGATGCCGGGCACGAACTCGCGACCCACTCGTTCTGGCATCGCAAGGTGTATGAACTGACGCCCGAGGTCTTCGCGCGCGACCTGGCCGACTCGCTGGAAGCAATCCGCGCGGGGGCGGCCGGTTCCGGGCCGGGCTCTGTCGGCGCGGTCCGCGGCTTTCGGGCGCCGTCGTTCTCCATCACGCCCGGAACAGAATGGGCGTTCGACGTGCTGCTGGACGCGGGGCTCTCGTACGACGCGAGCCTGTTCCCGGGAACTCGGGGGCACGGCGGGTACGCCTGCCCGCCCGGGGCGCACGTCGTGACGACGCCCCGGGGGCGGAAGATCCCGGAGTTGCCGATGTCGGTGGCGCCGGTGGGTGTTGGGCCGCTGCGCAAGCGCATGTGCTACAGCGGCGGTGGGTACCTGCGTCTGCTGCCGGGATTCATGATCGAGCAGGGCGTACGCGCCGAGGCCGAAGCGGCGCGCCCGACGGTGGTGTACCTCCACCCGCGCGACTTCGCGCCCGATTGCCCCAAGGTCCGCATGCCCCCCCACCGCTACTTCAAGTGCTACGTCGGCACGCGGACGACCGAGGCCAAGTTGCGCCGGCTGCTCGCGCGGCACCGGTGGGACACCTGCGCGAACGTGCTGGCCCGCGCGGGGCTCTTGCACGACACGCCGCCCGCGAGCGGCACGCCTTCGGAGACCCGGCCATGA
- a CDS encoding class I SAM-dependent methyltransferase, which translates to MTHATLGSRTGQLASGAPGGGVLHISRRMAREVRLPWKALLRSKARELSVRARGGRIQGQGMIGADPRAVLDGFSRLRDEEFHAYNLPQVWVESRQIPRAISGRVPRFGARLLDLGCGPGTSTEILCRFGNPSWEIIGFEAVSRYVEVARARGAAGSFRSARGEVMRPWFECQDISRPLVVRGERVADGSADFAISGGVVGLYLRPAQVESLVHELARVVRAGGFIALDSGPAISARVLRTLAEEAGFTYVRRCRSVWLEPRPKLVFRRA; encoded by the coding sequence GTGACGCACGCGACGCTGGGAAGCCGGACCGGACAACTCGCATCAGGCGCGCCCGGCGGCGGGGTGCTGCACATCTCGCGCCGCATGGCGCGGGAAGTTCGCCTGCCGTGGAAGGCGCTGCTGCGGAGCAAGGCGCGGGAGTTGTCGGTGCGGGCGCGGGGCGGGCGGATCCAGGGGCAGGGGATGATCGGGGCCGATCCCCGCGCGGTGCTCGACGGGTTTTCGCGGCTGCGCGACGAGGAGTTTCACGCGTACAACCTGCCGCAGGTGTGGGTGGAGTCGCGGCAGATCCCGCGGGCGATCTCGGGGCGCGTGCCGCGGTTCGGGGCGCGCCTGCTGGATCTGGGCTGCGGGCCGGGCACGTCGACGGAGATTCTGTGCCGCTTCGGGAACCCGTCGTGGGAGATCATCGGGTTCGAGGCGGTGTCGCGCTACGTGGAGGTGGCGCGGGCGCGGGGCGCGGCGGGGTCGTTCCGCAGCGCGCGTGGCGAGGTGATGCGTCCGTGGTTCGAGTGCCAGGACATCAGCCGCCCGCTGGTGGTGCGCGGGGAGCGCGTGGCGGACGGCAGCGCGGACTTTGCGATCTCGGGCGGGGTGGTGGGGCTGTACCTGCGTCCTGCGCAGGTCGAGTCGCTGGTGCACGAACTGGCGCGGGTGGTGCGGGCGGGGGGCTTCATCGCGCTGGACAGCGGGCCGGCGATCTCGGCGCGGGTGCTGCGGACGTTGGCGGAAGAGGCCGGGTTCACGTACGTGCGGCGATGCCGCAGCGTCTGGCTGGAGCCTCGACCGAAACTGGTGTTCCGCCGGGCGTGA
- a CDS encoding glycosyltransferase — MKILQLTSSLSAKAGGPPMVVTRLAAAQAGLGHQVTLCSYETAPGDAESPVDMARAGGNLTNARLPRGGRLERVLPRAGMGVLRSMLPSFDILHIHSLWEPICLGASMEARRAGVPYALAPHGMLDPWALSEKALKKKVFLALAYRRMVERAGMIHALSAYEATSIRALGVRAPIETIPNGVFLEEIDPLPAPGSFHAARPELRGEPYALFLSRLHPVKGLDILAEAFARVLQDCPDARLVVVGPDWGAKEPLEAQAKSLGIAERVHLTGPLYAKDKFAAMVDASCFVLPSKHEAFSVAIVEALASSCPPVISEQCHFQEVADEGAGFCVPREPEHVARAMVMLLRDRPLRASMGAAGRAMVESKYTWPRIAAQSVEAYARARRPR, encoded by the coding sequence ATGAAGATCCTGCAGCTCACCAGCTCGCTCTCGGCAAAGGCCGGCGGACCTCCGATGGTGGTCACGCGCCTCGCCGCCGCACAGGCCGGGCTGGGGCACCAGGTGACGTTGTGCTCGTACGAGACCGCGCCCGGCGACGCGGAATCGCCCGTCGACATGGCCCGCGCGGGCGGGAACCTGACGAACGCGCGCCTGCCGCGGGGCGGGCGTCTGGAGCGCGTGCTCCCGCGCGCCGGGATGGGCGTGCTGCGCTCGATGCTCCCGTCGTTCGACATCCTGCACATCCACTCGCTGTGGGAGCCGATCTGCCTGGGCGCGTCGATGGAGGCGCGCCGCGCGGGCGTGCCCTATGCCCTGGCGCCGCACGGCATGCTCGACCCCTGGGCGCTCTCGGAGAAGGCGCTCAAGAAGAAGGTCTTCCTCGCGCTGGCCTACCGGCGGATGGTGGAGCGCGCCGGCATGATCCACGCGCTGAGCGCGTACGAGGCGACGAGCATCCGAGCGCTGGGCGTGCGGGCGCCGATCGAGACCATCCCCAACGGGGTGTTCCTCGAAGAGATCGACCCGCTGCCAGCGCCGGGCAGCTTCCACGCGGCCCGCCCCGAACTGCGGGGCGAGCCCTACGCCCTCTTCCTGAGCCGCCTGCACCCGGTGAAGGGGCTCGACATCCTGGCGGAGGCGTTCGCGCGCGTGCTGCAGGACTGCCCGGACGCGCGCCTGGTGGTCGTCGGCCCGGACTGGGGCGCGAAGGAGCCGCTCGAGGCGCAGGCGAAGTCGCTGGGGATCGCCGAGCGGGTCCACCTGACCGGGCCGCTCTACGCCAAGGACAAGTTCGCGGCGATGGTCGACGCGTCGTGCTTCGTGCTGCCGAGCAAGCACGAGGCGTTCAGCGTGGCGATCGTGGAAGCGCTGGCGTCGTCGTGCCCGCCGGTGATCAGCGAGCAGTGCCATTTCCAGGAGGTTGCCGACGAGGGCGCCGGGTTCTGCGTGCCGCGCGAGCCCGAGCACGTCGCCCGCGCGATGGTGATGCTGCTGCGCGATCGTCCGCTGCGCGCGAGCATGGGCGCCGCCGGACGGGCGATGGTCGAATCGAAGTACACCTGGCCCCGGATCGCCGCCCAGAGCGTCGAGGCGTACGCGCGAGCCCGTCGCCCCCGCTGA
- the metG gene encoding methionine--tRNA ligase, whose amino-acid sequence MPNPYYLTTPIYYVNDRAHIGHCYTTTIADVLARYQRLLRGESTPPTGPSEVFLLTGTDEHADKVVTSAAANGHTPQAWCDRNAQAFREAFAFMGVSFTDFIRTTEPRHKDRVPEYVAALIASGDIYKGEYTGWYDEGQEEYVTESAARDAGFKSVISGRPLVQRTEACYFFRLSKYQDALRDLIENNARFIRPNARRQEVLGRLRQGLNDVPVSRPVTDDPATQWGIRIPGDPSHRVYVWIDALFNYLTVVDTPERRRFWPASLHLIGKDILWFHAVIWPALLLALRASGPAYEWVALPRSIFGHGWWVSNGQKMSKSLGNFIDLERLQAYAARYSLDALRWHLLSQGPLGGTDADFSHDKFVEVYNADLANGVGNCVSRVGNMIEKYFAGAMPPFDPAPLAGVIDVPGVCRAAAADALAALAEDDPAGSAAQGARIVRAVDEFIGATAPFKLAKDPANLAQVGSILGVCAEALRVASVLFAPAMPDKMGALWRTWTCAPPPGATLAALLEFGGPHALRVGQRIAKGDNLFQRANPADAPPGAEPATP is encoded by the coding sequence GTGCCGAACCCGTACTACCTCACGACCCCGATTTACTACGTCAACGACCGAGCCCACATCGGTCATTGCTACACCACGACCATTGCGGATGTTCTCGCCCGGTACCAGCGCCTGCTGCGGGGCGAATCGACCCCCCCGACTGGCCCCTCCGAGGTCTTCCTGCTCACCGGCACCGACGAGCACGCCGATAAGGTCGTGACCAGCGCCGCCGCCAACGGGCACACGCCCCAGGCCTGGTGCGATCGCAACGCCCAGGCCTTCCGCGAGGCCTTCGCCTTCATGGGCGTCTCGTTCACCGACTTCATCCGCACGACCGAGCCCCGCCACAAGGACCGCGTTCCCGAGTACGTCGCGGCCCTCATCGCCTCGGGCGACATCTACAAGGGCGAGTACACCGGCTGGTACGACGAGGGCCAGGAGGAGTACGTCACCGAGTCCGCCGCCCGCGACGCGGGCTTTAAGAGCGTCATCTCGGGGCGTCCGCTCGTCCAGCGCACCGAGGCCTGCTACTTCTTCCGCCTCTCGAAGTACCAGGACGCCCTCCGCGATCTCATCGAGAACAACGCCCGGTTCATCCGCCCCAACGCCCGCCGCCAGGAGGTCCTGGGGCGCCTCCGCCAGGGGCTGAACGACGTGCCCGTCTCGCGCCCGGTGACCGACGATCCCGCCACCCAGTGGGGCATCCGCATCCCCGGCGACCCCTCGCACCGCGTGTACGTCTGGATCGACGCGCTGTTCAACTACCTCACGGTCGTCGACACGCCCGAGCGCCGGCGCTTCTGGCCGGCGAGCCTGCACCTGATCGGCAAAGACATCCTCTGGTTCCACGCCGTCATCTGGCCGGCGCTCCTGCTCGCGCTGCGCGCCTCGGGCCCGGCGTACGAGTGGGTCGCCCTGCCCCGCAGCATCTTCGGGCACGGCTGGTGGGTGAGCAACGGGCAGAAGATGTCCAAGAGCCTGGGCAACTTCATCGACCTCGAGCGCCTGCAGGCATACGCCGCCCGGTACTCGCTGGACGCGCTCCGCTGGCACCTGCTCTCGCAGGGGCCCTTAGGGGGCACCGACGCGGACTTCTCGCACGACAAGTTCGTCGAGGTGTACAACGCGGACCTCGCCAACGGCGTGGGAAACTGCGTCAGCCGCGTCGGCAACATGATCGAGAAGTACTTCGCGGGCGCGATGCCGCCGTTTGACCCCGCGCCGCTCGCGGGTGTGATCGATGTCCCGGGCGTCTGTCGCGCCGCCGCCGCCGACGCGCTGGCCGCACTGGCCGAGGACGATCCCGCCGGATCCGCGGCCCAGGGCGCCAGAATCGTTCGCGCGGTCGACGAGTTCATCGGCGCAACCGCGCCGTTCAAGCTCGCGAAAGACCCCGCCAACCTCGCGCAGGTCGGGTCGATCCTGGGCGTGTGCGCGGAGGCGCTGCGCGTGGCGTCGGTGCTGTTCGCCCCGGCGATGCCCGACAAGATGGGCGCGCTCTGGCGGACATGGACCTGCGCGCCCCCGCCCGGGGCCACGCTCGCGGCGCTGCTGGAGTTTGGTGGCCCGCACGCGCTGCGCGTGGGCCAGCGCATCGCCAAGGGTGACAATCTGTTCCAGCGTGCGAACCCGGCGGACGCGCCGCCGGGGGCCGAGCCGGCGACGCCCTAG
- a CDS encoding O-antigen ligase family protein → MLAAFGYLVLAALAASMVLCYQRPAFAFALVLILYPLKQLQMTYLPIFAQHSSWFNMIIFAGVCIAVLSSVTRGRGVFIGYWNRYAVLLLFMYMFGLFAILYSPSQDTAIARAIDGAPYWVMQILLLPLVFSDVRDVQRFFMPFLIAGCVVIGLFLTNPQAKFYAGRLTLEIGYFQGVADYRGSPLATAQMGGQLAIVAALMLPSRATRLVNLARLGGVFLGLGIAVAAGSRGQLILALLVMALFWPLARPVRNVKQFFVSLIGLGAVGGVALIALRFFIAQNVEQSRRWDLQAQFDTLADRAFEAWILIDALLQQPAKWLFGLGTNAYSYVSGHPHSYAHNLFIEMLGEYGLLGITVTIVLLVWMYKAGREFWTSHREDPSERSAAAVMLALGAYLVLLSLKQGTFVGAPDTWYTMAIVCRLVYRERVFAAWNAQFASPEDEIPLVSYEDPGEPASAEARA, encoded by the coding sequence ATGCTCGCGGCGTTCGGGTATCTCGTGCTGGCGGCCCTGGCCGCGTCGATGGTGCTGTGCTATCAGCGCCCGGCGTTCGCGTTCGCGCTCGTGCTGATCCTCTACCCGCTGAAGCAGCTGCAGATGACGTACCTGCCGATCTTCGCGCAGCACTCGTCGTGGTTCAACATGATCATCTTCGCGGGGGTCTGCATCGCGGTGCTGTCGAGCGTGACGCGCGGTCGGGGCGTGTTCATCGGGTACTGGAACCGCTACGCCGTGCTGCTGCTGTTCATGTACATGTTCGGGCTGTTCGCGATCCTCTACAGCCCGTCGCAGGACACGGCGATCGCCCGCGCCATCGACGGCGCGCCGTACTGGGTGATGCAGATCCTGCTGCTCCCGCTCGTGTTCAGCGACGTCCGCGACGTGCAGCGGTTCTTCATGCCGTTCCTGATCGCCGGGTGCGTGGTGATCGGGTTGTTCCTCACGAACCCGCAGGCGAAGTTCTACGCCGGACGCCTCACGCTGGAGATCGGATACTTCCAGGGCGTGGCGGACTATCGCGGGAGCCCGCTCGCGACCGCGCAGATGGGCGGGCAGTTGGCGATCGTCGCCGCCCTCATGCTCCCGTCGCGCGCGACGAGGCTGGTGAACCTGGCGCGCCTGGGCGGGGTGTTCCTGGGGCTGGGGATCGCGGTGGCGGCGGGGTCGCGCGGGCAGCTCATTCTGGCGCTGCTCGTGATGGCGCTCTTCTGGCCCTTGGCGCGCCCGGTGCGCAACGTGAAGCAGTTCTTCGTGAGCCTGATCGGCCTGGGGGCCGTCGGCGGGGTCGCGCTCATCGCCCTGCGGTTCTTCATCGCGCAGAACGTGGAGCAGAGCCGGCGGTGGGACCTGCAGGCGCAGTTCGACACGCTGGCCGACCGGGCGTTCGAGGCGTGGATCCTGATCGATGCGCTCCTGCAGCAGCCGGCGAAGTGGCTGTTCGGCCTGGGAACGAACGCGTACTCCTACGTCTCCGGGCATCCGCACAGTTATGCGCACAACCTGTTCATCGAGATGCTGGGCGAGTACGGGCTGCTGGGCATCACGGTGACGATCGTGCTGCTCGTGTGGATGTACAAGGCCGGGCGCGAGTTCTGGACCTCGCACCGCGAGGACCCCAGCGAGCGGTCGGCGGCGGCGGTGATGCTGGCGCTGGGCGCGTACCTGGTGCTGCTGTCGCTGAAGCAGGGGACGTTCGTGGGCGCGCCCGATACGTGGTACACGATGGCGATCGTCTGCCGCCTGGTGTACCGCGAGCGCGTGTTCGCCGCGTGGAACGCGCAGTTCGCGTCGCCCGAGGACGAGATCCCGCTGGTGTCGTACGAGGACCCGGGCGAGCCGGCGTCGGCCGAGGCGCGGGCCTGA
- a CDS encoding glycosyltransferase → MRVAAATPASSVAPEEGWGSLTAPVSVVILTLNEEVNIADCLRSCAWCDDVHVVDSGSTDRTVEIARAMGAKVYHNPFESFGKQRNWAIEHCPCTHEWIFHLDADERFTPALVGAMRELLAREPATAGYHIPQKFMFMGKWLKRAAVYPTYQMRLFHKTRMRFCDWGHGQREMTEGEVGVLNVPYLHYGLSKGLSEWIDRHNRYSTAEAIEAAKLLGEKANWRDVFSKDPIRRRRAYKEVSYRLPFRASIRHIVTLWVLGAAFEGKPGRTYAQLLNLYERMITLKLRLIREKAARHRATESPDFERDTLPRVRTAAPPPDDGLTSHRRERPGGTSVAIPQNGDAAGASFGLTPRAPDARPGADADIVVEVTTPTGDIVQLFPESTPWTFKQKVFRAIWMLVGKPLFRMSFHNWYGVRAAILRLFGARVGAGVRIRPTVNIEVPWNLHIHDGVTVGDYAILYSLGVIEIGERTIVSQYAHLCAGTHDYTDRRFPLIRDPIIIGADAWIGADAFVGPNVKIGRLSVLGARSSAYKDLQPGMVYAGNPARPLKKRELH, encoded by the coding sequence ATGCGTGTTGCTGCCGCCACGCCCGCCTCGAGTGTCGCCCCGGAGGAGGGGTGGGGCTCGCTCACCGCGCCGGTGAGCGTGGTGATCCTGACGCTGAACGAAGAGGTGAACATCGCCGACTGCCTGCGCAGCTGCGCGTGGTGCGACGACGTGCACGTGGTGGACTCGGGCTCGACGGACCGCACGGTGGAGATCGCGCGGGCGATGGGGGCGAAGGTCTACCACAACCCGTTCGAGAGTTTCGGCAAGCAGCGCAACTGGGCGATCGAGCACTGCCCGTGCACGCACGAGTGGATCTTCCACCTCGACGCCGACGAACGCTTCACGCCCGCGCTGGTGGGCGCGATGCGCGAGCTGCTCGCGCGCGAGCCGGCGACGGCGGGGTACCACATCCCGCAGAAGTTCATGTTCATGGGCAAGTGGCTCAAGCGGGCGGCGGTCTACCCGACGTACCAGATGCGCCTCTTCCACAAGACCCGCATGCGCTTCTGCGACTGGGGGCACGGGCAGCGCGAGATGACCGAGGGCGAGGTCGGCGTGCTCAATGTCCCGTACCTCCACTACGGGCTTTCCAAGGGCCTGTCGGAGTGGATCGACCGGCACAACCGCTACAGCACCGCCGAGGCCATCGAGGCGGCGAAACTCCTGGGCGAGAAGGCCAACTGGCGGGACGTCTTCAGCAAGGACCCCATCCGCCGCCGCCGCGCATACAAGGAAGTCTCGTACCGCCTGCCCTTCCGCGCGTCGATCCGGCACATCGTGACGCTCTGGGTGCTCGGGGCGGCGTTCGAGGGCAAGCCCGGGCGCACCTACGCCCAGCTCCTCAACCTCTACGAGCGCATGATCACGCTGAAGCTCCGCCTCATCCGCGAGAAGGCGGCCCGGCACCGCGCGACCGAATCCCCCGACTTCGAACGCGACACCCTCCCCCGCGTGCGCACCGCCGCCCCGCCCCCCGACGACGGGCTGACCAGCCACCGACGCGAGCGCCCCGGGGGCACGAGCGTCGCCATCCCCCAGAACGGCGACGCGGCGGGCGCGTCCTTCGGGCTGACGCCGCGTGCACCCGACGCCCGCCCCGGCGCGGACGCCGATATCGTGGTGGAGGTGACCACGCCGACCGGTGACATCGTGCAGTTGTTCCCGGAATCCACCCCGTGGACGTTCAAGCAGAAGGTCTTCCGCGCGATCTGGATGCTCGTGGGCAAGCCGCTGTTCCGGATGTCGTTCCACAACTGGTACGGCGTGCGTGCCGCGATCCTGCGCCTGTTCGGGGCGCGGGTGGGCGCGGGCGTGCGCATCCGCCCCACGGTGAACATCGAGGTGCCCTGGAACCTGCACATCCACGACGGGGTGACGGTGGGCGACTATGCCATCCTTTATTCGCTGGGGGTGATCGAGATCGGCGAACGCACGATCGTGAGCCAGTACGCGCACCTATGCGCGGGGACGCACGACTACACCGACCGGCGCTTCCCGCTCATCCGCGACCCGATCATCATCGGTGCCGACGCCTGGATCGGCGCGGACGCGTTCGTCGGGCCCAACGTCAAGATCGGACGCCTCAGCGTGCTCGGCGCCCGCTCGAGCGCGTACAAGGACCTCCAGCCGGGGATGGTGTACGCGGGCAACCCGGCGCGCCCGCTCAAGAAGCGCGAGCTCCACTAG